A DNA window from Shewanella baltica contains the following coding sequences:
- a CDS encoding rhodanese-like domain-containing protein, with translation MNKVIRQSLTHTLIVLALGAVALPVLAGGGSEISEAPYNEIQLNPISMMEAETLVAQSGVYFFDVNTLEIWAEGFIPGAVFFNVQNWRELLPKNKDAVMVFYCANRLCTASNMAARETMKLGYTGVRHMADGIYGWRLSGRVTEKP, from the coding sequence ATGAATAAAGTGATTCGTCAAAGCCTAACTCACACCCTAATTGTGTTGGCCCTAGGCGCTGTAGCTTTGCCTGTGCTTGCAGGTGGCGGCTCAGAGATATCGGAAGCGCCTTACAACGAGATCCAACTTAATCCGATTTCGATGATGGAAGCCGAGACATTAGTTGCTCAGTCAGGCGTTTATTTTTTCGATGTAAATACGCTGGAGATATGGGCGGAAGGTTTTATCCCCGGAGCGGTTTTTTTCAATGTTCAAAATTGGAGAGAGTTACTTCCAAAGAATAAAGATGCAGTCATGGTGTTTTATTGTGCCAACCGTCTTTGTACCGCCAGCAATATGGCTGCCAGAGAGACCATGAAGCTAGGTTACACAGGTGTGCGCCATATGGCCGACGGTATTTATGGCTGGCGTTTATCTGGACGAGTAACAGAAAAACCATAG
- a CDS encoding FKBP-type peptidyl-prolyl cis-trans isomerase, translated as MKTRMPTSFIPKTLTVATCAALFVSVTSFAAPSLKSDADKTSYSIGASIGNYISGQVYNQVELGSEVNIDLVVQGFVDALKDKQQLTDEEVVTYLNQRAEELNAARKILAEKEMAETKKASADYLAQNAKQSNVKVTASGLQYQVITQGSGQKPNPEDVVTVEYVGTLIDGTEFENTVGRKEPTRFALMTVIPGWEEGLKLMPMGSKYRFVVPASLAYGTEAVGIIPPESALIFEIELKNIEKPSEIKEMKHQSMMPAHG; from the coding sequence ATGAAAACACGTATGCCAACTTCTTTTATCCCAAAAACGTTAACCGTGGCGACCTGTGCTGCGCTATTTGTTTCTGTGACAAGTTTTGCTGCCCCTAGCCTAAAAAGTGATGCGGATAAAACCTCTTACAGTATTGGCGCGTCCATTGGCAATTACATTTCAGGCCAAGTTTATAACCAAGTTGAATTAGGGTCTGAGGTCAATATTGATCTAGTCGTGCAAGGTTTTGTGGATGCGCTGAAGGATAAGCAACAACTGACGGATGAGGAGGTCGTGACCTATCTCAATCAAAGGGCTGAAGAGCTTAATGCTGCCAGAAAAATCCTTGCTGAAAAAGAAATGGCGGAAACGAAAAAAGCTAGCGCTGACTACCTTGCACAAAATGCCAAGCAATCAAATGTGAAAGTCACAGCTTCCGGTCTGCAATACCAAGTGATAACCCAAGGCTCTGGTCAAAAGCCAAACCCTGAAGATGTTGTCACTGTGGAATATGTTGGCACGCTCATCGACGGTACAGAGTTTGAAAATACTGTCGGCCGCAAAGAGCCTACTCGGTTTGCATTAATGACTGTCATTCCCGGTTGGGAAGAGGGACTGAAATTGATGCCTATGGGATCTAAATACCGATTTGTGGTTCCCGCTAGTCTGGCCTATGGCACAGAAGCCGTGGGCATTATCCCGCCCGAGTCAGCACTTATCTTTGAAATTGAGCTAAAAAACATCGAAAAACCTAGTGAAATTAAAGAGATGAAGCATCAAAGCATGATGCCTGCCCACGGTTAG
- a CDS encoding tetratricopeptide repeat protein, whose translation MVSLGLVICMCLGLFIAYIYWHHGRLKLTFAMAQLPSMSSKVPFAMGLILVLLTLAIYSQIGRFQDWEKGKVDENIDYLVAAEITKATRLAEREPQNTEALMSLARAYSAGGLYSDAVLTLDKLLMLSEDDAEVLGAKANALYYRERRQITPETQQVIAKVLAHSPFESQTQLLLATDAYLHARYQVAIDHWRLLLAQPSSSINREAINNAIIKAQIKLNESGDKPSR comes from the coding sequence ATGGTCAGTTTAGGGTTAGTTATTTGCATGTGTTTAGGTCTGTTCATTGCTTATATTTATTGGCATCACGGCCGCTTGAAATTGACATTCGCTATGGCTCAATTGCCGTCAATGTCGAGCAAAGTGCCCTTTGCCATGGGCTTAATACTCGTGTTACTGACCTTAGCCATTTATAGCCAAATAGGGCGTTTTCAAGATTGGGAAAAAGGAAAAGTTGATGAAAATATTGATTATTTAGTAGCTGCAGAAATTACCAAAGCCACGCGTTTGGCAGAACGAGAACCACAAAATACTGAGGCACTCATGTCTTTAGCTCGGGCTTATAGCGCGGGTGGTTTGTACTCGGATGCTGTGCTGACCTTGGATAAGTTGCTCATGCTATCTGAAGACGATGCAGAAGTTTTGGGCGCTAAGGCTAACGCACTTTACTACCGTGAACGTCGGCAAATAACACCAGAAACCCAGCAGGTGATTGCCAAGGTTTTAGCGCACTCACCCTTTGAATCACAGACACAGTTATTACTCGCTACCGATGCCTATCTGCACGCTCGCTACCAAGTAGCTATAGATCATTGGCGGTTACTGCTGGCACAACCAAGCAGCAGTATTAATCGTGAAGCCATCAATAACGCGATTATAAAAGCACAAATCAAATTGAATGAAAGTGGAGATAAACCAAGTCGCTAG
- a CDS encoding 4Fe-4S dicluster domain-containing protein: MSENIERRRFLKSAGMCTLILTPLGGCSVKEDGDSAHKPHYVMVFDQTKCVGCGDCKTACNQANHLPEGKSRVLLEQQSGRVEGQACPHCGKMACDCERKFVRVSCQQCKNAPCVTVCPTGAAHRDPATGIVTMDASKCAGCKYCIGACPYNARFINEATDVADNCDFCLHSKLAKGELPACVQSCKYDALVFGDANDPQSYVSKLLAVKDSVRIKPHFGTEPSLRYIPIVKLGV; encoded by the coding sequence GTGAGTGAAAATATAGAGAGACGGAGGTTCCTTAAAAGCGCTGGAATGTGCACTTTGATCTTAACTCCTTTAGGTGGGTGTTCAGTCAAAGAGGACGGTGATAGCGCTCATAAACCCCATTACGTCATGGTGTTTGATCAAACTAAATGTGTCGGTTGTGGCGATTGTAAAACTGCCTGTAACCAAGCAAACCACTTACCCGAGGGAAAATCTCGCGTATTGCTTGAGCAGCAAAGTGGCCGTGTTGAAGGGCAAGCCTGCCCGCACTGCGGCAAGATGGCCTGTGATTGTGAGCGTAAGTTTGTCCGCGTATCTTGCCAACAATGTAAAAATGCACCTTGTGTGACAGTGTGCCCAACGGGCGCAGCTCACCGTGATCCTGCAACAGGAATAGTGACTATGGACGCCAGTAAGTGTGCTGGCTGTAAGTATTGTATTGGTGCCTGTCCCTACAACGCTCGCTTTATTAATGAAGCAACAGATGTTGCGGATAACTGTGACTTCTGTTTGCACAGCAAGCTAGCCAAGGGGGAATTACCCGCCTGTGTACAGAGTTGCAAGTACGATGCTTTGGTCTTTGGCGATGCCAATGATCCTCAGTCTTATGTCAGTAAGTTATTGGCGGTAAAGGACTCAGTGCGAATTAAGCCGCACTTTGGCACAGAACCAAGCTTACGTTACATACCTATCGTGAAACTGGGAGTGTAA
- the nrfD gene encoding NrfD/PsrC family molybdoenzyme membrane anchor subunit, whose translation MDTSMEFTLGLSEGVAWPWPIAVYLFFAGISGGALTTALVLRFYKGQVENTAFLKAAALVAFITISLGMLCLVVDLTNPLFFWRILVYYNLNSVMSIGVIALSVYIPLVAILTLFALEKELLSVSALGFLKPIIDKLVAFRRPIEVVVLVLAISVCAYTGFLISALIRFPIINTSVLPALFIASGISAGAASAKMVAVYFFKEQLHSAEMKVLHGAEWPIMFAEAMFIFMIATALMTGNEGAQMAFAAFHEGTWASVFWLGVIGVGFVGPLLLNFALGKHFSHSAKAFYISGLCAVSGMMCLRLFILYAGQNYAI comes from the coding sequence ATGGATACCAGTATGGAATTTACCTTAGGGCTTTCCGAAGGTGTTGCTTGGCCATGGCCCATTGCCGTTTACCTGTTTTTTGCGGGGATTTCGGGTGGCGCGTTAACGACTGCGCTTGTACTACGTTTTTATAAGGGCCAAGTGGAAAACACTGCCTTTTTAAAGGCGGCAGCGCTAGTAGCATTTATCACTATTAGTCTCGGTATGTTATGTCTCGTTGTTGATTTAACTAACCCATTATTTTTCTGGCGAATTTTAGTTTATTACAACCTCAACTCCGTGATGTCGATTGGTGTTATCGCTTTGAGTGTTTATATCCCGCTCGTGGCAATTTTGACCCTATTTGCCCTCGAAAAAGAGCTGTTATCTGTCTCTGCACTGGGGTTCTTAAAGCCGATTATCGACAAGTTAGTGGCATTTCGTCGTCCAATTGAGGTTGTAGTCTTAGTGCTGGCTATCTCTGTCTGTGCTTACACTGGGTTCTTGATCTCGGCCTTGATCCGCTTTCCTATCATTAACACTTCGGTATTACCTGCGTTATTTATCGCCTCTGGCATATCCGCTGGGGCGGCATCGGCCAAGATGGTCGCTGTGTATTTCTTTAAAGAGCAATTACATAGCGCTGAGATGAAGGTGCTCCATGGTGCCGAGTGGCCAATCATGTTCGCCGAAGCCATGTTCATTTTCATGATAGCAACAGCCCTGATGACGGGGAATGAAGGCGCTCAAATGGCCTTTGCCGCTTTCCATGAAGGGACTTGGGCAAGTGTGTTTTGGTTAGGGGTGATTGGTGTCGGATTCGTCGGGCCCTTATTACTTAATTTCGCACTTGGTAAACACTTTAGTCATTCAGCCAAAGCCTTTTATATATCAGGCTTGTGTGCTGTTAGCGGCATGATGTGTTTGAGGCTTTTTATCCTCTACGCTGGGCAAAATTACGCGATTTAA
- a CDS encoding nitrous oxide reductase accessory protein NosL translates to MKKFYSLLLLMPLLFGCNKSEATDQVHKAEMIHEHDRCHLCGMVITKYPGPKGQVHLKAEKIVPKFCSSRDMFNFALQSENKRQIDYMMVHDAGSTDWDRPDDGAFIDAQSAFYVYGTTKKAVMGPAVAPFSTKAAAEAFATEYGGRVLAFNEITLELLAGDK, encoded by the coding sequence ATGAAGAAGTTCTATTCGTTGTTACTGTTAATGCCTTTGCTATTTGGTTGTAATAAGAGTGAGGCAACCGACCAAGTTCATAAAGCTGAGATGATTCATGAACATGACCGTTGTCATTTGTGCGGCATGGTGATCACTAAATATCCTGGACCTAAAGGGCAAGTACATCTTAAGGCTGAAAAAATCGTGCCTAAGTTTTGCTCTAGTCGCGATATGTTTAACTTTGCCCTTCAGAGTGAAAACAAGCGTCAGATCGATTACATGATGGTGCATGATGCTGGCTCGACCGACTGGGATCGGCCGGACGATGGTGCTTTTATTGATGCACAGAGTGCGTTCTATGTTTACGGCACGACTAAAAAGGCGGTCATGGGGCCTGCCGTCGCACCTTTTAGCACTAAGGCTGCAGCCGAAGCTTTTGCCACAGAATACGGCGGCCGAGTTTTGGCCTTCAATGAGATTACCCTAGAACTGCTCGCAGGTGATAAGTAA
- the nosD gene encoding nitrous oxide reductase family maturation protein NosD: MKLRSLLFWLLYITSFNSWAALIRVTDTDALTLALSKAQNGDTLLLATGVYTGSFRVTQSIHLQGEVGATLDAQYQGSALIVTAAKVRIEGLNIRHWGKDLYYRDAGILLQQGADKVQIKENRFVGDGFGIYGEQIYAPEIVGNSISGNGAMYVLDRGDGIYLKQVVAPQIHKNQLIFVRDGVYLESVTRSRISENQFTKLQYGIHYMYTQADEAWQNQAIAVDGGYALMNSTNIYLHHNRVTQARDFGILLNITESSHVQANVASDIHNSKGTVELGNEGKGIFIYAAQNNRIQDNEFSHSDTGISMAMGGEENRLWHNRIIANQNQVKYVGDTQLEWSYQGQGNYWSEYQGWDLDLDGIGDLAHRPNDSLDKLFWLYPEAKLLMESPVVLLLRWVERQFQPRMTTGISDSFPLMQSVSPALIDGGTQ, translated from the coding sequence ATGAAGCTGCGTTCACTCCTGTTTTGGTTGCTGTACATTACTTCTTTTAATAGTTGGGCGGCACTGATCCGGGTGACAGACACAGATGCGCTTACACTTGCCCTTAGTAAGGCTCAAAATGGTGACACGTTATTGCTGGCTACTGGTGTGTATACCGGCTCTTTTCGAGTCACTCAATCCATTCATTTACAAGGCGAAGTTGGCGCTACCTTAGATGCACAGTATCAAGGTAGTGCGCTGATTGTTACCGCGGCGAAGGTGAGGATTGAGGGGCTTAATATTCGGCATTGGGGGAAGGATCTCTATTACCGCGATGCGGGGATCTTGCTGCAACAAGGAGCGGATAAAGTACAAATTAAAGAAAATCGTTTTGTAGGTGATGGCTTTGGTATTTATGGTGAGCAAATCTATGCCCCTGAGATCGTAGGTAATAGTATCAGCGGCAACGGTGCTATGTATGTGTTAGACAGAGGGGATGGCATTTATCTTAAGCAGGTCGTTGCCCCGCAAATCCATAAAAACCAACTCATTTTTGTCCGCGATGGGGTGTATTTAGAGTCAGTCACCCGCAGCCGCATTTCTGAAAATCAATTTACTAAACTGCAATACGGCATTCACTACATGTATACCCAAGCCGATGAAGCATGGCAAAACCAAGCTATTGCGGTTGATGGTGGCTATGCCTTAATGAATTCAACGAATATTTATCTGCACCACAACCGCGTGACTCAGGCTCGGGACTTCGGCATTTTGCTCAATATTACTGAGTCTTCCCATGTGCAGGCCAATGTTGCCAGTGACATCCATAATTCTAAGGGCACAGTGGAGCTGGGTAACGAAGGCAAAGGCATTTTTATTTACGCTGCTCAAAATAACCGTATTCAAGATAACGAGTTTAGTCATAGCGATACTGGGATCAGTATGGCCATGGGCGGAGAGGAAAACCGTCTTTGGCATAATCGAATCATTGCGAATCAAAACCAAGTGAAATATGTCGGCGACACACAGTTAGAGTGGAGTTATCAAGGACAAGGCAATTATTGGTCAGAATACCAAGGCTGGGATCTGGATCTAGATGGGATAGGTGATTTGGCCCATAGGCCCAATGACAGCTTAGACAAACTATTTTGGCTTTATCCTGAGGCAAAACTGTTAATGGAAAGTCCAGTTGTTTTACTGCTGCGTTGGGTTGAACGCCAATTTCAGCCCCGAATGACGACGGGAATTAGCGATAGTTTTCCCTTAATGCAATCGGTCTCGCCCGCACTTATTGATGGAGGTACGCAATGA
- a CDS encoding ABC transporter ATP-binding protein yields the protein MNQTFTFSTNKPVASADIAVKAINVSKFYNNFKALEDVNFEVLKGQVVALLGHNGAGKSTLLKLILGLLTPTRGQIQVQGHNVGSMNVRLSLSLGYLPENVSFYDNMTALELLGYFAKLKGVALAKVHELLAEFGLEAAKDKRLSTFSKGMRQRLGLAQAILADPQILLLDEPTVGLDPLASAFLYQKIAQLKAKGCAIIISTHELGLVQDQMDRALILGRGRMLASGTLTALRSATRLPNQFFLYSLSHTQRLEVLADPILASCVEMSSPQGLKLTVPQGQKSGVLHHLLQKVPAGDFSVEPPSLQSVFHHYMETVCHSLPQVVSADTTQVTDMAQGVKWEAAV from the coding sequence ATGAATCAGACTTTCACATTCTCGACGAATAAGCCTGTGGCCAGTGCTGATATTGCCGTTAAAGCGATAAATGTCAGTAAATTTTATAACAACTTTAAGGCATTGGAGGACGTGAATTTTGAGGTTCTAAAGGGCCAAGTTGTTGCTCTCCTTGGCCATAATGGAGCAGGTAAGTCTACGTTACTTAAGCTTATTTTAGGATTGCTAACTCCTACACGTGGCCAGATCCAAGTTCAAGGGCACAATGTGGGATCTATGAATGTCAGGTTGAGTTTATCTTTAGGTTATTTACCTGAAAATGTGAGCTTTTATGACAACATGACCGCTCTCGAATTACTCGGCTATTTCGCTAAACTTAAAGGCGTCGCTCTTGCAAAAGTACATGAATTACTTGCCGAATTTGGTTTAGAAGCCGCTAAAGATAAACGTCTGAGTACATTTTCCAAGGGAATGCGGCAGCGTCTTGGGCTCGCTCAGGCAATATTGGCTGATCCTCAGATATTGTTACTTGATGAGCCGACTGTCGGTCTAGATCCCTTAGCATCGGCTTTTTTGTATCAAAAAATAGCCCAACTTAAGGCGAAAGGCTGCGCGATTATCATCAGTACCCATGAGTTAGGATTAGTTCAAGATCAAATGGATCGGGCTTTGATTTTAGGCCGAGGACGAATGTTAGCTTCGGGAACTTTAACCGCCCTTAGATCTGCAACTCGGTTGCCAAACCAGTTTTTTTTGTATTCTTTGTCTCACACTCAAAGGCTAGAGGTGCTCGCAGATCCTATTTTAGCCAGCTGTGTTGAGATGAGTTCGCCGCAGGGATTAAAACTGACTGTACCGCAGGGGCAAAAGTCAGGTGTTTTACATCATCTATTGCAAAAAGTGCCGGCAGGGGATTTTTCTGTTGAGCCTCCGAGTTTGCAGTCTGTGTTTCATCATTATATGGAAACCGTTTGTCATTCTCTGCCCCAGGTTGTATCTGCAGATACCACTCAAGTAACAGATATGGCTCAAGGCGTTAAGTGGGAGGCCGCCGTATGA
- a CDS encoding ABC transporter permease produces the protein MSQSEVLQCGHLSALNIVSTIAAKEFKDNLRNRWLWMMAGVLLLLSLSVSFMGSVISGSLVVFEPAQILSGLVTLSVFMLPLGAILLSYDSFVGEKESGTLLLLLTYPLERWHLVCGKFLGHACVMTIACILGFGVTGLLLILLGDAQAQFAIVIGFTHLIISSILLSLVFVLLGYWVSLCVREKAKALGTLLILWFVLVLVYDLILLSVLVGMSEMLNRNLFNLLILLNPTDLFRALNLLAAPSDTLAAKSSLSLIAQTGLGLPMMYGLLGGWIIVLLLGCSWVFKRQEI, from the coding sequence ATGAGTCAATCAGAGGTTTTGCAGTGTGGTCATTTAAGTGCTCTAAATATAGTGAGTACCATAGCTGCCAAGGAGTTTAAGGACAATTTGCGCAATCGATGGCTATGGATGATGGCGGGTGTATTGTTGCTGCTCTCCCTTAGTGTGAGTTTTATGGGGAGCGTAATATCGGGCAGCTTAGTAGTATTTGAGCCTGCGCAGATCCTTTCTGGGCTTGTGACTTTATCGGTATTTATGCTGCCATTAGGCGCGATTTTGTTGAGCTATGACAGCTTTGTCGGTGAGAAAGAATCTGGCACCTTATTGTTATTACTGACCTATCCATTGGAGCGTTGGCATCTTGTCTGCGGCAAGTTTTTGGGCCATGCGTGCGTAATGACTATCGCCTGTATCTTAGGTTTTGGTGTGACAGGATTATTACTGATACTACTTGGCGATGCTCAGGCTCAATTCGCGATAGTTATCGGATTTACCCATTTGATAATAAGCAGTATTTTGTTGTCATTAGTGTTTGTTCTATTGGGCTATTGGGTTAGCCTGTGTGTGCGAGAAAAAGCCAAGGCACTGGGAACGTTACTTATTTTATGGTTTGTGCTTGTGCTGGTTTATGACCTTATTTTGCTCAGTGTTTTGGTTGGAATGAGTGAAATGCTTAATCGCAATCTATTTAATCTACTCATTTTACTGAATCCTACCGACTTGTTCCGTGCCTTAAATTTGCTTGCCGCACCTTCGGATACACTAGCAGCTAAAAGTAGCCTTTCCTTAATCGCGCAAACGGGATTGGGATTACCCATGATGTATGGTTTGTTAGGCGGCTGGATTATTGTTCTATTATTGGGGTGCTCTTGGGTCTTCAAACGTCAAGAAATTTAG
- a CDS encoding winged helix-turn-helix domain-containing protein, with protein sequence MHKITSYLFLDEQAKKLVDQVHGTSIDLTFSEAAILVRLLSSPNAILTKEALLQVGWPDRVVAPTSLTQCISTLRKKLEPYTEVQLKTVARRGYQLHIAEQSHVKMLAINDADAIRDALVGVSAWTKFAGIAFLGLILAIFWYMSDHHAVVKQVAKWHADKYISLNIGGTLGTAQTFYIGDEEHLHPSWWQKHLAPEGNHISSIKHFSAFAATDGKNYSMAICPELDAEACNGRGMINITAIDAKPAGLNMTEFIPLSQKMEQRIRYNRIVLPADDKGKGELVEHNYHADIYFPVAGELLVRNDLSMSLVYEGENRGNFYSTSCITDQDCLTTPIKYTIRGEFEQYQTEINDLKVDVFYVKVLQKELTKPDEVSNSAMQFYREIRKHDIRDEELFYYRVYQNEHTAVWIIPQMGQVLAWTQYNQLKL encoded by the coding sequence ATGCATAAAATCACTTCATATTTATTTTTAGATGAACAGGCTAAAAAACTAGTTGATCAAGTGCATGGCACATCCATAGACCTGACTTTTTCTGAAGCGGCTATATTGGTACGCTTGTTATCTTCCCCCAACGCCATATTGACGAAAGAAGCCTTGTTGCAGGTGGGTTGGCCAGACCGCGTCGTGGCACCGACTTCACTAACACAGTGCATCAGCACCCTAAGAAAAAAACTCGAGCCTTATACTGAAGTACAGCTCAAAACCGTGGCGCGCCGCGGTTATCAATTGCATATCGCTGAGCAATCCCATGTAAAGATGTTGGCTATAAACGATGCAGATGCAATCCGTGATGCTTTAGTTGGGGTATCGGCTTGGACCAAATTTGCAGGTATTGCTTTCTTGGGCCTGATCTTGGCGATCTTCTGGTATATGAGTGATCACCATGCAGTGGTTAAACAAGTGGCTAAGTGGCATGCAGATAAATACATCAGCCTCAATATCGGTGGGACTCTGGGAACGGCGCAAACTTTCTATATTGGCGATGAGGAGCATTTACATCCCTCTTGGTGGCAAAAACATTTGGCGCCAGAGGGAAATCATATCAGCAGTATTAAGCATTTCAGTGCTTTTGCAGCCACGGATGGTAAAAACTATTCCATGGCAATTTGTCCAGAGCTAGATGCAGAGGCTTGTAATGGTCGCGGTATGATTAATATCACCGCAATAGATGCGAAACCTGCAGGCTTAAATATGACGGAATTTATTCCGCTGAGTCAAAAGATGGAGCAGCGGATTCGTTATAACCGCATTGTTCTCCCTGCGGATGACAAGGGTAAGGGGGAGTTAGTTGAGCATAATTACCATGCGGATATCTATTTTCCTGTCGCGGGTGAACTCTTAGTTCGGAACGATCTCAGCATGTCTCTGGTGTATGAAGGGGAGAATCGGGGAAATTTCTATTCAACCTCTTGTATAACAGATCAAGATTGCTTAACGACACCGATTAAGTACACGATCCGCGGTGAGTTTGAACAGTACCAAACTGAGATTAATGATCTTAAAGTCGATGTTTTCTACGTTAAAGTGTTACAAAAAGAGCTGACAAAACCGGATGAAGTGAGCAATTCTGCCATGCAGTTTTATCGTGAAATTCGTAAGCATGATATCCGCGATGAAGAATTATTCTATTATCGTGTTTATCAAAATGAGCATACGGCGGTATGGATTATTCCTCAAATGGGACAAGTGCTTGCATGGACTCAGTACAATCAGCTCAAGTTATAG